A genome region from Defluviimonas aquaemixtae includes the following:
- a CDS encoding ABC transporter substrate-binding protein — translation MKLLNWTRRGLLAAAGIALGLGVALPPASAQTPPGVLIVGQIAEPKSLDPAAVTAVNDFRILVNLYEGLVRYKSGTLEVEPGLATDWTISEDGTEYTFSLREGVTFHDGTPLNAEAVKFNFDRMLDESHPFHDTGPFPLAFFFGAVEKTEAVDDLTVKFTLNAPYAPFLSNLAYPTGLIVSPAAVEAHGAEFGRNPSGTGPFIFAEWRSNEAVVIERNPDYWGDPAGTEAVVFRPITDANTRVAEMLAGGIDMMVEVPPTALSQFEGDAFNIVEQAGPHLWFLILNAKEGPFADQRVRQAANYAINKEAIVNDVLEGTADVAAGPTPPAFAWAYNSELDPYPYDPEKAKALLAEAGAEGASLTFYVTEGGSGMLDPVPMGTAIQADLAAVGLDVKIETYEWNTFLGEVNPGLEGKADMAEMAWMTNDPDTLPYLALRTEAWPDKGGFNSGYYSNPQVDELLEAARTATDQEERARLYREMQAIVQEDAPWVFIANWKQNAVTNDRVENFQLEPSFLLHLQEVVKN, via the coding sequence ATGAAACTGTTGAACTGGACGCGCCGCGGGCTCCTAGCCGCGGCCGGAATCGCGCTGGGTCTCGGCGTGGCGCTGCCACCCGCAAGCGCGCAGACGCCGCCCGGCGTCCTGATCGTCGGTCAGATTGCAGAGCCGAAATCGCTCGACCCGGCAGCCGTGACCGCCGTGAACGACTTTCGCATTCTCGTGAATCTATATGAGGGTCTGGTCCGCTATAAGTCCGGCACGTTGGAGGTCGAGCCGGGCCTCGCTACTGACTGGACGATCAGCGAGGACGGGACCGAATACACCTTCAGCCTGCGGGAAGGCGTCACGTTCCACGATGGCACGCCCTTAAACGCCGAGGCGGTCAAGTTCAACTTCGACCGGATGCTCGACGAATCGCATCCCTTCCACGATACCGGCCCCTTCCCGCTCGCTTTCTTCTTCGGCGCGGTCGAGAAGACCGAGGCGGTCGATGATCTGACGGTGAAGTTCACGCTGAACGCACCCTACGCGCCGTTCCTGTCGAACCTCGCCTATCCGACCGGCCTGATCGTCTCGCCCGCCGCCGTGGAAGCGCATGGCGCCGAATTCGGGCGCAATCCGTCCGGCACGGGGCCGTTCATATTCGCCGAATGGCGCTCAAACGAGGCCGTCGTCATCGAGCGCAACCCGGACTACTGGGGTGATCCCGCGGGGACCGAGGCGGTCGTCTTCCGGCCGATCACCGACGCCAATACCCGCGTGGCCGAGATGCTCGCGGGCGGCATCGACATGATGGTCGAGGTGCCGCCGACCGCGCTGTCGCAGTTCGAGGGCGATGCGTTCAACATCGTCGAACAGGCTGGCCCGCACTTGTGGTTCCTGATCCTGAACGCCAAAGAAGGTCCGTTCGCCGACCAGCGCGTGCGCCAGGCCGCGAACTACGCGATCAACAAGGAGGCGATCGTCAACGACGTGCTGGAAGGCACGGCCGATGTGGCCGCCGGCCCAACGCCGCCGGCTTTCGCCTGGGCCTATAACAGCGAGCTCGACCCCTACCCCTACGATCCGGAAAAGGCCAAGGCGCTTCTGGCCGAGGCTGGCGCGGAAGGCGCGTCGCTGACCTTCTACGTGACCGAAGGCGGTTCGGGGATGCTGGACCCTGTGCCGATGGGCACGGCGATCCAGGCCGATCTGGCGGCGGTGGGGCTCGACGTGAAGATCGAGACCTATGAGTGGAACACCTTCCTCGGCGAAGTGAACCCGGGCCTCGAAGGCAAGGCCGACATGGCGGAGATGGCCTGGATGACGAACGATCCCGACACCCTGCCCTACCTTGCGCTCAGGACCGAGGCCTGGCCGGACAAGGGCGGCTTCAACTCGGGATACTATTCGAACCCGCAGGTCGACGAGCTTCTGGAGGCCGCGCGGACCGCGACCGACCAGGAGGAGCGCGCGCGGCTCTACCGCGAGATGCAGGCGATCGTGCAGGAGGATGCACCCTGGGTCTTTATCGCCAACTGGAAGCAGAATGCGGTCACGAATGACCGGGTCGAGAACTTCCAGCTTGAGCCGTCCTTCCTGCTGCATCTGCAGGAGGTCGTGAAGAACTGA
- a CDS encoding FadR/GntR family transcriptional regulator yields MPPATTRSKDEPRLSRPVQVAEAIKTWVVEHGLQAGDRLPSEPELIERFGMAKGTIREAMRILEAQGLISTRTGPGGGSFVHEVSKERARALLGNYFYFKNLTIADIYQLRRILEPEMAASLAGRLSDAALSELEANIATYSEPSSTLEEERDYHIRSLRFHGLLASHAGNAMLAFLIDFIVSMLADLTVYRHLYSPPNIELWERGRDHQERLVQALREGDADAARTIMQSHMQIAQKLMEGQEAQMMRRFITE; encoded by the coding sequence TTGCCGCCTGCCACCACCCGATCGAAGGATGAGCCGCGACTGAGCCGCCCGGTTCAGGTCGCCGAGGCCATAAAGACCTGGGTGGTCGAACACGGCTTGCAGGCCGGTGACCGCCTGCCGAGCGAACCGGAACTGATCGAACGCTTCGGCATGGCCAAGGGCACGATCCGCGAGGCCATGCGGATACTCGAAGCACAGGGCCTGATTTCCACCCGTACCGGTCCCGGGGGCGGCAGTTTCGTGCATGAAGTGTCGAAAGAGCGCGCGCGTGCTTTGTTAGGCAACTACTTCTATTTCAAGAACCTGACCATCGCCGACATCTACCAGTTGCGCCGGATTCTCGAACCGGAGATGGCCGCCTCGCTTGCCGGACGACTGAGCGATGCGGCGCTCAGTGAGTTAGAAGCCAACATCGCGACGTATTCGGAGCCTTCCAGCACGCTGGAGGAGGAACGTGACTATCATATCCGATCGCTCAGATTCCACGGTCTGCTAGCGTCGCATGCTGGCAACGCCATGCTCGCCTTCCTCATCGACTTCATTGTCAGCATGCTGGCGGACCTCACGGTTTATCGCCACCTCTACTCGCCGCCGAATATCGAGCTTTGGGAACGCGGACGCGATCATCAAGAGCGGCTTGTGCAGGCGCTCCGCGAGGGCGACGCGGATGCCGCTCGCACTATCATGCAATCGCACATGCAGATCGCGCAGAAACTCATGGAAGGTCAGGAGGCCCAGATGATGCGCCGTTTCATCACCGAATGA
- a CDS encoding ABC transporter permease yields the protein MGIYILKRLVSAVPVLLGITIIVFLIMAMIPGDPATAILGSYATPENVEKLNRDLGLDKPLVQRYFIWLGNMLSGDFGRSFSLNRPVLDEVLERFNATLVLAGVSFVLCSILGILAGVVSASRQYGVADKAITFTVLIGISVPSFFLGMMMILLFAVNLRWLPVSGMYAIYGGGDLPDLLHHLMMPALALSAVATGVIARLARSAMLEVLRQDYIRTARAKGVPERRVIMGHALRAAMVSIIPILGIQAGFVLSGAVYIEIVFQWPGVGRMLVDAILKRDILLVQGGVVFVAACYVIFNIMVDVAQSILDPRIKT from the coding sequence ATGGGCATCTACATACTGAAACGGTTGGTCTCTGCCGTCCCAGTGCTTCTGGGGATCACGATCATCGTCTTCTTGATCATGGCGATGATCCCGGGCGATCCGGCGACCGCGATTCTCGGAAGTTACGCTACGCCGGAAAATGTCGAGAAGTTGAACCGCGACCTGGGGCTCGATAAACCGCTGGTTCAGCGCTACTTCATCTGGCTCGGCAACATGCTCTCGGGCGATTTCGGGCGATCCTTCTCGCTCAACCGGCCGGTTCTGGACGAGGTTCTGGAGCGCTTCAATGCGACCCTCGTTCTCGCCGGCGTGTCCTTCGTCCTCTGCTCGATCCTCGGCATTCTCGCCGGCGTCGTCTCCGCATCGCGGCAGTATGGGGTAGCGGACAAGGCGATCACCTTCACGGTGCTCATCGGTATCTCGGTGCCGTCATTCTTCCTCGGCATGATGATGATCCTCCTCTTCGCCGTGAACCTGCGCTGGCTTCCGGTCTCGGGTATGTACGCAATCTATGGCGGCGGCGATCTGCCAGACCTGCTTCACCACCTGATGATGCCCGCGCTCGCGCTGTCCGCCGTGGCGACAGGCGTCATCGCGCGCCTCGCGCGCTCCGCCATGCTCGAGGTGCTCAGGCAGGACTACATACGCACGGCGCGGGCCAAAGGCGTGCCTGAACGGCGCGTCATAATGGGCCACGCGCTCCGCGCCGCGATGGTCTCGATCATTCCGATCCTCGGAATTCAGGCGGGCTTCGTCCTCTCCGGCGCGGTCTATATCGAGATCGTCTTCCAGTGGCCCGGCGTCGGCCGGATGCTCGTCGACGCGATCCTGAAGCGCGATATCCTGCTGGTCCAGGGCGGCGTCGTCTTCGTCGCGGCATGCTACGTGATCTTCAACATCATGGTCGATGTCGCGCAAAGTATCCTCGATCCGAGGATCAAGACATGA
- the hisG gene encoding ATP phosphoribosyltransferase produces the protein MLKLGVPSKGRLMEQTFDWFGARGVTLRRAGSDRDYAGSVDDADGLELVLLSAGEIPRELATGRIHLGVTGSDLVHDRLADWDRQVAELTPMGFGQADLVLAVPACWPDVDTLDDLDAAAAAFRRAHGFRLRVATKYHRLVREFLRANGVADYQLVDSQGATEGTVKNLTAEAIADITSTGETLRANHLKTLADGLVHQSQATLYASRRADWGNGAADILADLAPRLDVDPAAL, from the coding sequence ATGCTGAAGCTCGGCGTCCCTTCCAAGGGCCGGCTGATGGAGCAGACGTTCGACTGGTTCGGCGCGCGCGGCGTGACGCTCCGCCGTGCCGGGTCGGACCGCGACTATGCGGGCAGTGTCGATGACGCCGACGGGCTCGAGCTGGTTCTATTGTCCGCAGGAGAGATTCCCCGCGAACTGGCGACGGGCCGCATCCATCTCGGGGTCACGGGGTCCGACCTCGTCCACGACAGACTTGCCGACTGGGACCGGCAGGTGGCCGAGCTGACGCCAATGGGCTTCGGCCAGGCCGATCTCGTCCTCGCAGTGCCGGCGTGCTGGCCTGACGTCGACACTCTCGACGACCTCGACGCCGCGGCCGCGGCCTTCCGCCGCGCCCACGGCTTCCGGCTGCGCGTCGCCACGAAGTACCACCGGCTCGTGCGCGAGTTCCTTCGGGCGAACGGCGTCGCCGACTACCAGCTCGTCGACAGCCAGGGCGCGACCGAGGGCACCGTGAAGAACCTCACCGCCGAGGCGATCGCCGACATCACCTCCACCGGCGAGACGCTCCGCGCCAATCACCTCAAGACCCTCGCAGACGGCCTCGTCCACCAAAGCCAGGCAACGCTCTACGCCTCGCGCAGGGCCGATTGGGGCAACGGCGCCGCCGACATCCTTGCCGATCTCGCCCCTCGCCTCGACGTGGATCCGGCCGCGCTCTGA
- a CDS encoding DUF1489 family protein: protein MTGFVNLLKLCVGADSVDNLLDWHRTHPSPFATGERRHITRMWPKREAEILAGGSLYWVVKGMILCRQRIVRLDDIEGADGIRRCGIIMDREVIRTEAAPRRPFQGWRYLEAKDAPRDLPKVRAKDSALPEEMALALAKIGLR from the coding sequence ATGACCGGATTCGTGAATCTCCTGAAGCTTTGCGTGGGCGCGGACAGCGTCGACAACCTGCTGGACTGGCACCGCACCCACCCCTCGCCCTTCGCGACCGGAGAGCGGCGCCACATTACGCGCATGTGGCCGAAGCGCGAGGCCGAGATCCTCGCGGGCGGGTCGCTCTACTGGGTCGTGAAGGGGATGATCCTCTGCCGCCAGCGCATCGTCCGGCTGGACGACATCGAAGGGGCCGACGGTATCCGGCGCTGCGGCATCATCATGGATCGGGAGGTGATCCGGACCGAGGCCGCACCGCGCCGACCGTTCCAGGGCTGGCGGTATCTCGAGGCGAAGGACGCACCACGGGATCTGCCGAAGGTCCGCGCCAAGGACAGCGCCCTGCCCGAGGAGATGGCGTTGGCGCTCGCCAAGATCGGGCTTCGGTGA
- a CDS encoding adenosylcobalamin-dependent ribonucleoside-diphosphate reductase encodes MTRFTAPIAEQIWDMKYRFKEADGTPIDGTVEDTWRRVARATAAVEENPAEWEDRFYNALEDFRFLPAGRITAGAGTGRSVTLFNCFVMGTIPDNMGGIFDALKEAALTMQQGGGIGYDFSTIRPRGAEVKGVAADASGPLSFMDVWDAMCRTIMSAGSRRGAMMATMRCDHPDIEDFIGAKQNAARLRMFNLSVLVTDPFMEAVKGDKAWELTFGGKVYKTVQARDLWNRIMRATYDYAEPGVIFIDRINAMNNLNYAETIAATNPCGEQPLPPYGACLLGSINLARLVWHPFEKRAHLCKTALDDLTRTAVRMMDNTVDASRFPLPEQAQEAQAKRRIGLGVTGLADALLMVGLRYGSEEAAEQTEEWMHAIARSAYLASVELAKEKGAFPLFDAEKFLASGNMANMDENVREAVAEHGIRNALLTSVAPTGTISLYAGNVSSGIEPVFAYSYKRKVLQKDGSRTEEEVVDYAVQLWRERFGDKPPPEHFVNAQTLPPLDHVRMQAAAQKWVDSSISKTINCPEEISFEAFKDVYMAAWDQGCKGCTTYRPNAVTGSVLSVSAKEDRAPEADTGAEVVYLSEPLDRPQALEGATYKLKWPDSEHAIYITINDIVQGGVRRPFEVFINSKNMEHFAWTVALTRMISAVFRRGGDVSFVVEELKAVFDPRGGAWMQGRYIPSILAAIGGVIERHMIAIGFLEGEGLGLKSDPKSQVMAVGEAPRGPACPSCGQFGMQMIEGCLTCPNCGHSKCS; translated from the coding sequence ATGACCCGTTTCACCGCCCCGATCGCCGAGCAGATCTGGGACATGAAATATCGCTTCAAGGAAGCGGATGGCACGCCCATCGACGGAACCGTCGAAGACACCTGGCGCCGCGTCGCACGCGCGACCGCGGCGGTCGAGGAGAACCCCGCCGAGTGGGAGGACCGGTTCTATAACGCGCTCGAGGATTTCCGTTTCCTCCCCGCCGGGCGCATCACAGCGGGCGCGGGTACCGGGCGCTCGGTCACGCTTTTCAACTGCTTCGTCATGGGCACGATCCCCGACAACATGGGCGGCATCTTCGACGCGCTGAAGGAGGCCGCGCTGACCATGCAGCAGGGCGGCGGCATCGGCTATGACTTCTCCACCATCCGCCCGCGTGGGGCCGAGGTGAAGGGCGTTGCGGCGGACGCGTCAGGACCTTTGAGCTTCATGGACGTGTGGGACGCGATGTGTCGCACGATCATGTCCGCCGGGTCGCGCCGGGGCGCGATGATGGCGACGATGCGCTGCGATCACCCCGATATCGAAGACTTCATCGGGGCCAAGCAGAACGCGGCGCGCCTTCGGATGTTCAACCTCTCGGTCCTCGTCACCGATCCGTTCATGGAGGCGGTCAAGGGCGACAAGGCCTGGGAACTGACATTTGGTGGCAAAGTCTACAAGACAGTTCAGGCGCGCGATCTCTGGAACCGGATCATGCGGGCGACCTACGATTATGCCGAGCCCGGCGTTATCTTCATCGACCGCATCAACGCGATGAACAACCTCAACTACGCCGAGACCATCGCCGCGACCAATCCCTGCGGCGAGCAGCCGCTGCCGCCCTATGGCGCCTGTCTTCTCGGCTCAATCAACCTCGCACGGCTGGTCTGGCATCCGTTCGAGAAGCGCGCCCATCTCTGCAAGACGGCGCTCGACGATCTCACTCGCACCGCCGTCCGGATGATGGACAACACCGTCGATGCCTCGCGCTTCCCGTTGCCCGAGCAAGCGCAAGAGGCGCAGGCGAAGCGGCGTATCGGGCTGGGCGTCACCGGCCTTGCGGACGCGCTCCTGATGGTGGGCCTGCGCTACGGATCGGAAGAGGCCGCGGAGCAGACCGAGGAGTGGATGCACGCGATCGCGCGTTCTGCCTATCTGGCCTCGGTCGAGCTCGCCAAGGAGAAGGGAGCTTTTCCGCTCTTCGACGCTGAGAAGTTCCTCGCCTCAGGCAACATGGCGAACATGGACGAGAATGTGCGGGAGGCCGTCGCCGAACACGGCATCCGCAACGCGCTTCTGACCTCCGTCGCGCCCACCGGCACGATCAGCCTCTATGCCGGCAATGTCTCATCCGGCATCGAACCGGTCTTCGCCTATTCCTACAAGCGCAAGGTCCTGCAGAAGGACGGCTCGCGGACCGAGGAAGAGGTCGTCGACTACGCCGTCCAGCTCTGGCGCGAACGCTTCGGCGACAAGCCGCCGCCAGAGCATTTCGTGAACGCCCAGACCCTGCCGCCCTTGGACCATGTCCGCATGCAGGCCGCCGCGCAGAAATGGGTGGATTCGTCGATATCGAAGACGATCAACTGCCCAGAGGAGATTAGCTTCGAGGCCTTCAAGGACGTCTACATGGCGGCCTGGGATCAGGGCTGCAAAGGGTGCACGACCTACCGGCCGAACGCAGTGACGGGAAGCGTACTGTCGGTGTCCGCGAAGGAAGACAGGGCGCCGGAAGCCGATACCGGTGCCGAGGTCGTCTATCTGTCCGAGCCGCTCGACCGTCCGCAGGCCTTAGAGGGCGCGACGTACAAGCTCAAATGGCCCGACAGCGAACACGCGATCTACATCACGATCAACGACATCGTGCAGGGCGGCGTGCGGCGGCCCTTCGAGGTCTTCATCAACTCGAAGAACATGGAGCATTTCGCCTGGACTGTGGCGCTGACGCGCATGATCTCCGCGGTATTCCGGCGTGGTGGTGACGTGTCCTTCGTGGTCGAGGAGCTCAAGGCGGTCTTCGACCCGCGCGGTGGGGCCTGGATGCAGGGGCGATACATCCCCTCCATTCTCGCCGCGATTGGCGGCGTGATCGAACGCCACATGATCGCCATAGGATTCCTGGAAGGCGAAGGGCTTGGCCTCAAGTCCGATCCGAAGTCGCAAGTGATGGCGGTGGGCGAGGCCCCTCGCGGTCCGGCATGCCCGTCCTGCGGCCAATTTGGCATGCAGATGATCGAGGGCTGCCTGACATGCCCGAACTGCGGCCATTCAAAATGCAGCTGA
- a CDS encoding dipeptide/oligopeptide/nickel ABC transporter permease/ATP-binding protein, with translation MSGFLKLLFRNRLATMGAVVLSFILVVVIITPFLPLQEPNVTSTPDRFILPFSEGHALGTDHLGRDLLSRLLHGTRLSLAIGIAAALIAATIGSAIGIIAGYFGGRTDNLIMRGVDMLMAFPYILLALAIVAALGPGLMNALIAVAAVNIPFFARNIRGITVGLAGREFIDAARLSGMSDTRIILTELLPNVMPVIIVAMSTTVGWMILETAGLSFLGLGSQPPQADLGSMLGEARSALITSPHTSIVPGVMIFLIVMSINLLGDGVRDALDPRLRSGALSRPRATTLVDREGDIPAPSDDLLAIQGLKTEFRVGERVYKAVGGVSLAVKPGECLGVIGESGSGKSVTALSVMGLVASPPGVITGGAVRFEGEDLIGAPYETLRQKRGDRVAYIFQDPLSTLHPLYRVGDQLIEAIRSHHEIGKAEARARAIELFKAVRIPNAQSRISNFPHEMSGGMRQRVGIAMALANDPDVIIADEPTTALDVTVQAQILALLDDLRRDRGLAIIFITHDFGVVAQLCDRVAVMYAGRIVEEGPTETVLAAPAHPYTKRLIACVPELGQGRRRLAAIPGLPPAVDKLPEGCAFAPRCDKATDRCRAGEVALTGAGSRAVRCHFPEEAIHARAAG, from the coding sequence ATGAGCGGGTTCCTGAAGCTTCTCTTCCGGAACCGGCTCGCCACGATGGGGGCCGTTGTCCTGTCGTTCATCCTCGTCGTCGTGATCATCACGCCGTTCCTGCCGCTGCAGGAGCCAAACGTCACCTCGACACCGGACCGATTCATCCTGCCGTTCAGCGAAGGACACGCTCTCGGCACCGATCACCTCGGCCGTGACCTGCTGTCGCGCCTTCTGCACGGCACGCGGCTGTCGCTCGCCATCGGCATTGCAGCTGCATTGATCGCGGCCACGATCGGTTCTGCCATAGGCATCATCGCAGGTTATTTCGGCGGCCGCACAGACAATCTGATCATGCGCGGCGTCGACATGCTTATGGCCTTTCCCTATATCCTGCTCGCGCTGGCCATCGTCGCGGCGCTGGGTCCAGGGTTGATGAATGCGCTCATCGCCGTCGCCGCCGTCAACATCCCGTTCTTCGCCCGCAACATCCGTGGCATCACCGTCGGCCTCGCCGGACGAGAGTTCATCGACGCGGCGCGGCTGTCGGGCATGAGCGATACCCGCATCATCCTGACCGAGCTACTGCCCAATGTCATGCCGGTGATCATCGTCGCAATGTCGACCACGGTCGGCTGGATGATCCTCGAAACCGCCGGGCTTTCATTCCTTGGCCTCGGTTCCCAGCCGCCGCAGGCCGATCTCGGCTCGATGCTCGGCGAAGCGCGTTCGGCACTCATCACTTCGCCGCATACCTCGATCGTGCCCGGCGTCATGATCTTCCTCATCGTCATGAGCATCAATCTGCTCGGGGACGGCGTGCGCGATGCGCTCGACCCGCGGCTACGGTCCGGCGCGCTGAGCCGACCGCGTGCGACAACGCTTGTGGATCGTGAGGGCGACATCCCCGCCCCTTCCGATGATCTCTTGGCGATCCAGGGCCTGAAGACCGAGTTCCGCGTCGGCGAGCGCGTCTACAAGGCCGTCGGCGGCGTCAGCCTAGCCGTGAAGCCCGGCGAGTGCCTCGGCGTGATCGGCGAGTCGGGATCAGGCAAATCCGTCACCGCGCTATCGGTGATGGGCCTCGTCGCCTCACCCCCCGGCGTCATCACCGGCGGCGCGGTGCGCTTCGAGGGCGAGGACCTGATCGGCGCGCCCTATGAGACGCTGCGCCAAAAGCGCGGCGACCGCGTCGCCTATATCTTCCAGGATCCGCTTTCGACGCTGCACCCGCTCTACCGCGTGGGCGACCAGCTCATTGAGGCGATCCGGTCGCATCACGAGATCGGCAAGGCCGAGGCCCGCGCCCGGGCGATCGAGCTCTTCAAGGCGGTGCGCATCCCGAACGCCCAAAGCCGCATCAGTAACTTTCCGCATGAGATGTCGGGCGGGATGCGGCAGCGGGTCGGCATCGCAATGGCGCTCGCCAACGATCCCGACGTCATCATCGCGGACGAACCGACAACGGCGCTTGACGTCACGGTTCAGGCCCAGATCCTCGCGCTTCTTGACGATCTCAGGCGCGACCGGGGTCTCGCGATCATCTTCATCACCCATGATTTCGGCGTTGTCGCCCAACTCTGCGACCGGGTCGCCGTGATGTATGCGGGCCGTATCGTCGAGGAAGGACCGACTGAAACCGTGCTCGCGGCGCCGGCCCACCCCTACACCAAGCGGCTGATCGCCTGCGTACCGGAGCTTGGCCAGGGGCGGCGGAGGCTTGCCGCGATCCCCGGCCTGCCACCGGCCGTCGATAAGCTGCCAGAGGGTTGCGCCTTTGCGCCCCGGTGCGACAAGGCGACGGATCGCTGCCGCGCGGGCGAGGTCGCCCTGACCGGCGCCGGAAGCCGCGCCGTCCGCTGCCACTTCCCGGAGGAGGCGATCCATGCACGCGCTGCGGGTTGA
- a CDS encoding DUF1028 domain-containing protein, whose amino-acid sequence MTFSILARDPETGELGGAAATGSLCVGGWVLRGDPRAGLSASQGAAPSTLWGEAVLAAMMAGRTTQEAVDTVVRPDGGRDHRQLAALAPDGQAAAFTGAENTPAMGARMFDGGVVAGNLLTAETVLDAVAAGYLGADGTIARRLLAALKAGEAAGGDCRGLMSAALLVLSSDRAPLSLRIDYSQAPLSDLARLYEKATSGDYHEWSLQVPTLNDPERILD is encoded by the coding sequence ATGACCTTTTCGATTCTTGCGCGCGATCCCGAAACCGGGGAACTCGGCGGAGCTGCTGCGACCGGAAGTCTGTGTGTCGGCGGCTGGGTTCTCCGGGGCGATCCGCGCGCCGGACTATCCGCGAGCCAAGGCGCAGCACCGAGCACGCTTTGGGGAGAAGCCGTGCTGGCCGCGATGATGGCCGGCCGCACAACGCAAGAGGCGGTAGACACCGTGGTGAGGCCGGACGGAGGCCGCGATCACCGGCAACTGGCCGCGCTGGCGCCAGATGGCCAGGCAGCCGCCTTCACCGGTGCCGAAAACACTCCCGCAATGGGCGCAAGGATGTTCGACGGGGGTGTGGTTGCGGGCAACCTACTGACCGCAGAAACCGTTCTCGACGCCGTTGCGGCAGGTTATCTCGGCGCAGACGGCACGATCGCCCGGCGGCTTCTCGCGGCGCTGAAGGCCGGTGAAGCAGCCGGTGGAGATTGCCGCGGGTTGATGTCGGCCGCGTTGCTTGTGCTTTCCTCGGACCGCGCGCCTCTTAGCCTGCGCATCGACTACAGCCAGGCGCCGCTATCCGATCTCGCACGCCTTTACGAGAAGGCCACGAGTGGCGACTACCACGAATGGAGCCTGCAAGTGCCTACACTCAACGATCCGGAACGGATCCTTGACTGA
- a CDS encoding ABC transporter ATP-binding protein, whose amino-acid sequence MHALRVENLSKTFPRARTLFGPERPGVRAVRPMSFDVATGETLGVVGESGCGKSTFARMLVGLLAPTTGHIQIEGRALDNADPAQFGRMIQYVFQDPISSLNPRKTIRQVLEAPLKRLHGMDRPARDARIREIFDAVNLREEFLDRYPHEFSGGQAQRIGIARALAANPRIIILDEPVSALDVSVQAQVLNLLADLKTQFNLTYLFISHDLAVVEAVSDRVVVLYFGSVVEIGRAENIFKSPKHPYTKLLADSAPVVGRPLTAPEQKDSELPDPLNPPPGCAFAGRCPRVTDRCRTIEPRLEQMGEDQFAACHHPIEG is encoded by the coding sequence ATGCACGCGCTGCGGGTTGAAAATCTGTCGAAGACCTTTCCGCGGGCACGAACACTTTTCGGCCCGGAGAGGCCGGGCGTCCGCGCGGTCAGGCCGATGTCCTTCGATGTCGCAACCGGCGAGACACTGGGCGTCGTCGGCGAGTCGGGCTGTGGCAAGTCCACATTCGCCAGGATGCTCGTTGGCCTGCTCGCGCCGACCACCGGCCATATCCAGATCGAGGGCAGGGCGCTCGACAATGCCGACCCCGCCCAATTCGGGCGCATGATCCAATATGTTTTCCAGGACCCGATCAGCAGCCTCAACCCGCGCAAGACGATCCGTCAGGTGTTGGAGGCCCCACTGAAGCGCCTGCACGGGATGGACCGGCCGGCGCGCGACGCCCGCATCCGCGAAATTTTCGATGCGGTGAACTTGCGCGAAGAGTTCCTGGACCGCTACCCGCACGAGTTTTCGGGCGGTCAGGCGCAGCGGATCGGAATCGCCCGGGCACTCGCCGCGAACCCAAGGATCATCATCCTTGACGAACCCGTTTCGGCGCTCGACGTCTCGGTCCAGGCGCAGGTCCTGAACCTCCTTGCCGATCTCAAGACCCAGTTCAACCTGACCTATCTGTTCATCAGCCACGACCTGGCGGTCGTGGAGGCCGTGAGTGATCGCGTTGTCGTCCTCTACTTCGGCTCGGTCGTTGAAATCGGCCGGGCCGAGAACATCTTCAAAAGCCCGAAGCACCCCTATACGAAACTGCTGGCCGACAGCGCGCCGGTTGTCGGCCGGCCCCTGACGGCGCCCGAACAAAAGGACAGCGAGTTGCCCGATCCCCTGAACCCGCCGCCGGGATGCGCCTTCGCCGGGCGCTGTCCGAGGGTAACGGATCGTTGCCGGACAATCGAACCGCGACTTGAACAGATGGGAGAAGACCAGTTTGCCGCCTGCCACCACCCGATCGAAGGATGA